One window of Psychrobacillus sp. FSL H8-0483 genomic DNA carries:
- a CDS encoding DinB family protein yields METLSQLNFARVYTLGKVKQSKETAYDIKPSGFNNTIRWNTGHLFATMETLTKRAIPSYEPMHPEWFPLFVPGTSPGSWEVEPPTMDELVRALEEQPERIKAVLKDNLQNSLTEPMAIGKFHQMETVEAIVQFMVWHEGIHAGIIHALNRATAE; encoded by the coding sequence ATGGAAACACTAAGTCAATTAAACTTTGCACGAGTTTACACATTGGGTAAAGTGAAACAAAGTAAAGAAACTGCTTACGACATAAAGCCAAGTGGATTTAACAATACGATTCGATGGAACACGGGACATCTATTTGCGACAATGGAAACTCTTACGAAACGAGCAATTCCGTCGTATGAGCCCATGCATCCAGAGTGGTTTCCTCTATTTGTTCCTGGTACAAGCCCAGGTAGCTGGGAAGTAGAACCCCCAACAATGGATGAATTGGTACGTGCATTAGAGGAGCAACCTGAACGAATTAAAGCGGTACTCAAAGATAATCTGCAAAATAGCTTAACAGAACCAATGGCAATCGGTAAATTTCATCAAATGGAAACAGTAGAGGCTATTGTGCAATTCATGGTTTGGCACGAAGGCATTCATGCTGGAATCATTCATGCATTAAATCGTGCTACAGCAGAATAA
- a CDS encoding DNA topology modulation protein FlaR, producing MKIYIVGSVGSGKTTLARKVASKLEVPHFETDNFVWTRNPVGADIRNEMEVRNQLLQDAIALDSWVIEGVHIDWTDAGLEKAGHIIFLDIPIRKRSKRIVMRYFRQLLKIEKANYRPTFPIFCRMFKWNKYFEEQMKPEFLKKFKKYPHKVHHFISPEEIEEWLHDMRKGAVQ from the coding sequence ATGAAGATTTATATTGTCGGATCGGTGGGGAGTGGCAAAACAACGCTTGCTCGAAAAGTAGCAAGTAAACTGGAGGTACCACACTTTGAAACCGATAACTTCGTATGGACCAGAAATCCAGTAGGTGCCGATATTCGTAATGAGATGGAAGTGCGCAATCAGTTGTTACAAGATGCTATCGCATTAGATAGTTGGGTCATAGAAGGTGTGCATATCGATTGGACAGACGCCGGATTGGAAAAAGCAGGTCACATTATTTTTTTAGACATTCCTATTAGGAAGCGATCAAAGCGGATAGTCATGCGGTATTTTCGGCAGCTCCTGAAAATAGAAAAAGCTAACTATCGACCAACATTTCCTATTTTTTGCCGAATGTTCAAATGGAATAAATATTTTGAAGAGCAAATGAAGCCGGAATTTCTAAAGAAGTTCAAGAAATACCCCCATAAAGTGCATCATTTTATTAGCCCTGAAGAAATTGAAGAATGGTTACATGATATGAGAAAAGGGGCTGTCCAATAA
- a CDS encoding response regulator transcription factor: protein MIRILLADDHEMVRIGVSAYLQAQPDMEVVAEAVNGREAVSLALELKPDIILMDMVMPIMNGAEATREIVQKWPEAKVMVVTSFIDDDKVYPALEAGAISYLLKTSKASHIAESIRKTLNGDAVLEPEVTNKMMKRMRQGSNHSLHEDLTERELEVLLLMAGGKTNQDIADTLFIALKTAKTHVSNILSKLEVSDRTQAVIYAFQHQLVPSKK from the coding sequence ATGATACGTATTTTATTAGCAGATGACCATGAAATGGTACGCATTGGCGTGTCTGCTTATTTACAAGCACAACCTGATATGGAAGTAGTTGCGGAGGCGGTGAATGGACGGGAAGCCGTGAGCCTTGCACTCGAACTTAAGCCAGATATTATTTTAATGGATATGGTCATGCCGATTATGAATGGTGCGGAGGCAACACGTGAAATCGTGCAAAAGTGGCCCGAAGCTAAAGTGATGGTTGTGACGAGCTTTATTGACGATGATAAGGTATATCCTGCATTAGAAGCAGGAGCAATAAGTTATTTATTGAAAACATCCAAAGCCTCTCATATTGCGGAATCCATTCGTAAAACATTAAATGGGGATGCAGTTTTAGAGCCTGAAGTGACGAATAAAATGATGAAGCGCATGCGACAAGGATCTAATCACTCTCTGCACGAAGACTTAACGGAGCGAGAGCTAGAAGTGTTACTTCTTATGGCAGGAGGCAAAACAAATCAAGATATAGCGGACACTCTTTTCATCGCTCTGAAAACAGCTAAAACACATGTCAGCAACATATTATCCAAACTGGAAGTGAGCGACCGCACACAAGCTGTTATTTATGCATTCCAGCATCAATTGGTTCCGTCCAAAAAATAA
- a CDS encoding sensor histidine kinase yields the protein MKIFLGQGFSIFIILLILATLLLYAIWGWPNEEAWWSLLEMKYAQIPFGAWVIIVLAFISFSFSSNTLQKVRDQEKKIEKSLRPLLDAETFVPNKKKYTYSKRMHVTANQLEQLILTQRKTLQRITNEKAEAQDKIIQERIVQERQRLARELHDSVSQQLFAASMLLSTMVEIEEAQNGKAPKTLMQTEKIVQQAQLEMRALLLHLRPAALHDKTLKEGLEELLVELQEKVFFTIRYRLEEVSLSKGAEDHLFRIAQETLSNTLRHSKATEVDLLFVERDGLAIFRVQDNGVGFEMGEGKNGSYGIQSVRERAVEIGAICKVVSVPSQGTIVEVKLPIEKEHVQPLSVEKQSLSVVQKAITEEEATEPPK from the coding sequence ATGAAGATATTCCTAGGGCAAGGTTTCTCGATTTTTATTATTTTATTAATACTTGCAACCTTACTGTTGTACGCCATTTGGGGATGGCCAAACGAGGAAGCATGGTGGTCATTACTTGAAATGAAATATGCTCAAATTCCTTTTGGTGCATGGGTCATTATTGTATTGGCATTTATAAGTTTTAGCTTTTCCTCAAATACACTACAGAAGGTTCGCGATCAGGAAAAGAAAATTGAAAAGAGTTTAAGACCTTTACTAGATGCAGAAACATTCGTACCAAACAAAAAAAAATATACGTATTCGAAGCGAATGCATGTCACTGCCAATCAATTAGAGCAACTCATTTTGACCCAACGAAAAACATTGCAACGAATTACGAACGAAAAAGCGGAAGCTCAAGATAAGATTATTCAAGAAAGAATCGTCCAAGAGCGTCAACGATTAGCAAGAGAGCTTCATGATTCCGTTTCACAACAATTATTTGCAGCATCTATGCTCCTTTCCACGATGGTCGAAATCGAAGAAGCCCAAAATGGAAAAGCTCCGAAAACCTTAATGCAAACAGAAAAAATCGTTCAGCAGGCGCAGCTTGAAATGCGCGCATTGCTCCTCCACCTACGACCAGCAGCCCTGCACGATAAGACACTAAAAGAAGGACTAGAAGAATTACTAGTAGAACTACAAGAAAAGGTCTTTTTCACAATCCGTTACCGATTAGAGGAAGTTTCTCTGTCGAAGGGCGCCGAGGATCATTTATTCCGTATCGCACAGGAAACGTTGTCGAATACGTTGCGCCATTCTAAAGCTACAGAGGTGGATTTATTATTTGTAGAACGTGATGGCTTAGCCATCTTCCGTGTGCAAGATAATGGCGTTGGATTTGAAATGGGCGAAGGAAAAAATGGCTCCTATGGCATTCAAAGTGTACGGGAAAGAGCAGTTGAAATTGGTGCTATCTGTAAAGTAGTATCTGTCCCTTCACAAGGAACAATCGTCGAAGTGAAGCTGCCGATTGAGAAAGAGCATGTTCAGCCACTTAGCGTTGAAAAGCAATCACTATCCGTAGTGCAGAAAGCAATTACCGAGGAGGAAGCTACTGAGCCACCAAAGTGA
- the liaF gene encoding cell wall-active antibiotics response protein LiaF, whose protein sequence is MKENQTNKLAFVLICFVFLMFIEATVFGNGNIVLVLLGIGMMYFSLRKQRRFLFWAGFILLLIAIFSMWSLRLFLIAIMLYALHKLWKNEPISQVIRPFGAVYEETPNSIIQNKLFSAQTTPFQAYEWQDIHVQSFYGEFVIDVTETVLPKGTSLISIRQSLGKVVIYVPYEIPVRLHYATILGEANILGRGIQRLWNQSVLLKDGYLEDVNYASELVISVSTWIGDIEVIRK, encoded by the coding sequence ATGAAAGAAAACCAAACAAACAAGTTAGCCTTTGTTCTCATTTGCTTTGTTTTCCTTATGTTTATAGAAGCAACCGTTTTTGGTAATGGCAATATAGTATTAGTTCTTCTTGGCATCGGGATGATGTACTTTAGTTTGCGCAAGCAAAGACGTTTTTTATTTTGGGCTGGTTTTATTTTGCTCCTTATCGCTATTTTTTCTATGTGGAGCTTACGTTTATTTTTAATAGCGATTATGCTGTACGCCCTTCATAAGCTTTGGAAAAACGAGCCTATCTCTCAGGTGATTAGACCATTTGGGGCTGTTTATGAAGAAACACCAAATAGTATTATTCAAAATAAGTTATTTTCTGCACAAACGACTCCGTTTCAAGCGTATGAATGGCAAGATATTCACGTACAAAGCTTTTATGGCGAGTTTGTAATTGATGTGACAGAAACCGTTTTGCCAAAAGGTACATCGCTTATTTCTATCCGTCAGTCCCTTGGAAAAGTAGTCATTTATGTCCCATATGAAATTCCTGTCAGACTCCATTATGCAACAATTTTAGGAGAAGCGAATATTTTAGGTCGAGGGATTCAACGTTTATGGAATCAATCTGTCTTATTAAAGGATGGCTATTTAGAGGATGTAAACTATGCTTCTGAGCTAGTAATTTCCGTTTCTACATGGATTGGAGATATCGAGGTGATTCGTAAATGA